From Paenibacillus polymyxa, the proteins below share one genomic window:
- a CDS encoding MetQ/NlpA family ABC transporter substrate-binding protein — MKKSFVLLLGISLLLVAAGCGNKSTDSNGSSSASGAETQKVVIGSMGSDAQIWKHIAQSQAAKDAKLDIEVKEINGGIETNNATRQGDVDVNAFQSWAYLVSYNKESKADLKAIATTYLEPMGIYSQKFKSIDEVTDGALVALADNPANTARGLKLLEASGLIKLKADFNDALGTVNDITSNPKNLKFELIDDKTGPRVIQDVGLVLIGNTIALEGGLNVLKDSLFHEEISQATKNNINVLVTSADKANDKGLQKLADLYHNEDTQKYIKDEFGGTKVEVKEPVSYLEGQTAK, encoded by the coding sequence ATGAAGAAATCGTTCGTTTTACTATTAGGGATTAGTTTATTACTCGTAGCTGCAGGATGCGGCAATAAAAGTACAGACAGTAATGGCTCCAGCTCCGCTTCCGGTGCGGAAACGCAAAAGGTAGTCATTGGCTCCATGGGGTCTGACGCGCAGATTTGGAAGCATATTGCTCAATCCCAGGCCGCCAAGGATGCCAAGCTGGATATTGAAGTAAAGGAAATTAACGGTGGAATCGAAACGAACAATGCGACTAGACAAGGCGATGTGGACGTGAATGCATTCCAATCGTGGGCGTATCTGGTGAGCTATAACAAAGAGAGCAAAGCCGATTTGAAGGCGATAGCCACCACCTATCTGGAGCCGATGGGGATTTATTCGCAAAAGTTCAAAAGTATTGATGAAGTGACCGACGGAGCGTTGGTGGCTTTGGCGGACAATCCGGCGAATACAGCAAGAGGTTTGAAGCTGTTGGAAGCATCCGGTTTGATTAAACTTAAAGCTGACTTTAATGATGCTTTAGGTACAGTCAATGATATTACGAGTAACCCAAAAAACTTGAAATTTGAACTCATCGACGACAAAACAGGTCCGCGCGTGATTCAAGATGTAGGCTTGGTGTTGATCGGGAACACGATTGCTTTAGAAGGCGGTCTGAACGTACTGAAGGATTCCTTGTTCCACGAAGAGATCAGTCAGGCGACAAAGAACAATATTAACGTTCTGGTAACTTCAGCGGATAAGGCAAACGATAAGGGACTACAAAAATTAGCGGATCTCTATCATAACGAGGATACTCAAAAGTACATTAAGGATGAATTTGGCGGTACCAAAGTAGAGGTTAAAGAACCTGTTTCTTATTTGGAAGGACAAACTGCAAAATAA
- the thrS gene encoding threonine--tRNA ligase, which translates to MSIQVKLPDGAVREYEQGVSIADVAGSISSGLKKNAVAGKVNGKAVDLNTVLDQNVDLEIITLDSTDGLEIYRHSTAHLLAQALKRIYGEKNVKLGIGPVIDSGFYYDIDIENPLSVDDLAKIEKEMTKIAQENLPITRRVVSREEATRIFGELEDPLKLELIRDLPEEAEITIYDQGEFFDLCRGPHLPSTGRIKAFKLLSVAGAYWRGDSNNKMLQRIYGTAFPKKAQLDEHLHLLEEAKKRDHRKLGKELELFMFSEEAPGMPFYLPKGMVVRTALEDYSRDIQRLHGYEEVRTPLMMNNRLWEQSGHYDHYKENMYFSEVDETTFALKPMNCPGHMLVFKNELHSYRDLPIRISEFGQVHRHELSGALNGMMRVRTFCQDDAHIFVTPEQIEKEITDVIKLINEMYSVFGFEFTVELSTRPDDFMGEPALWDQAEQALQNVLEHLGMNYRINAGDGAFYGPKIDFHILDALKRSWQCGTIQLDFQMPEKFDLTYVGEDNQKHRPVVIHRAIYGSIDRFMGILTEHFTGAFPLWLAPVHAKLLPVSENYIETANEVQEALLKAGLRVEVDTRNEKLGYKIREAQLEKVPYMFVIGENEKTTGTVAVRKRGEGDLGSFSIADIVEKISTEIHEKQ; encoded by the coding sequence GTGAGTATTCAAGTGAAATTGCCGGATGGAGCCGTACGCGAGTACGAGCAGGGTGTATCCATCGCCGACGTGGCGGGTTCGATCAGCTCCGGTCTGAAAAAGAATGCAGTAGCAGGTAAAGTGAACGGGAAGGCTGTAGATCTGAACACCGTTTTGGATCAGAACGTTGACCTTGAAATTATTACGCTGGACAGTACAGATGGTCTGGAAATTTATCGTCACAGTACAGCGCATTTGCTGGCACAGGCGCTCAAACGCATTTACGGTGAGAAAAACGTGAAGCTGGGTATTGGTCCGGTCATCGACAGCGGCTTCTACTATGACATTGATATCGAAAACCCATTGTCCGTTGACGATCTGGCGAAGATCGAAAAGGAAATGACGAAGATCGCGCAGGAAAATCTGCCGATTACACGTCGTGTGGTCAGCCGTGAGGAAGCCACTCGCATTTTTGGTGAACTGGAAGATCCATTGAAGCTGGAACTGATCCGTGATTTGCCGGAAGAAGCGGAAATTACGATTTATGATCAAGGCGAATTTTTTGACCTGTGTCGTGGTCCGCATTTGCCATCAACTGGCCGTATCAAAGCGTTTAAACTGTTAAGTGTAGCGGGCGCATACTGGAGAGGCGATTCCAACAACAAGATGCTGCAACGTATCTACGGAACAGCATTCCCGAAGAAAGCGCAACTGGATGAGCATCTGCACTTGCTGGAGGAAGCGAAAAAACGCGACCATCGCAAGCTGGGTAAAGAACTGGAACTGTTCATGTTCTCCGAAGAAGCACCGGGCATGCCGTTCTACCTGCCTAAAGGTATGGTTGTCCGTACTGCGCTGGAAGATTACTCCCGTGACATTCAACGTTTGCATGGCTATGAGGAAGTACGTACACCGCTGATGATGAACAACCGTCTGTGGGAACAATCAGGACACTATGACCATTACAAAGAAAACATGTACTTCTCCGAAGTAGATGAAACTACATTTGCTCTGAAACCGATGAACTGCCCGGGGCATATGCTTGTGTTTAAAAATGAACTTCATTCTTACCGCGATCTGCCGATTCGTATATCCGAATTTGGACAAGTGCATCGTCATGAGCTGTCCGGTGCGTTGAACGGTATGATGCGTGTTCGTACATTCTGTCAGGATGATGCGCATATTTTCGTGACACCAGAACAGATTGAAAAAGAGATTACAGACGTAATCAAGCTGATTAACGAAATGTACAGTGTGTTTGGCTTTGAATTCACAGTGGAATTGTCCACACGTCCGGACGACTTTATGGGCGAACCAGCGCTGTGGGATCAAGCGGAACAAGCTTTGCAAAACGTACTGGAACATCTGGGCATGAACTACCGTATTAATGCGGGAGATGGAGCATTTTATGGTCCAAAAATTGACTTCCACATTCTCGATGCGCTCAAACGCAGCTGGCAGTGCGGAACAATCCAATTGGACTTCCAAATGCCTGAGAAGTTCGACCTCACTTATGTGGGCGAGGATAACCAGAAGCACCGTCCAGTCGTTATTCACCGTGCCATCTACGGTTCGATTGACCGCTTCATGGGCATTCTGACTGAGCATTTTACAGGTGCATTCCCATTGTGGTTGGCTCCTGTTCATGCGAAGCTGTTGCCTGTATCCGAGAACTATATCGAGACTGCCAATGAGGTGCAGGAAGCGTTGCTGAAAGCGGGTCTGCGCGTCGAAGTGGATACTCGGAATGAGAAGCTTGGTTATAAAATCCGTGAAGCGCAATTGGAGAAGGTTCCATACATGTTCGTTATCGGAGAAAATGAAAAAACAACCGGTACTGTAGCCGTGCGCAAACGCGGCGAAGGCGATCTGGGATCATTCAGTATTGCGGACATCGTAGAGAAAATCAGCACAGAGATTCACGAGAAGCAGTAA
- a CDS encoding GTP pyrophosphokinase, translated as MNEPDWKHLNAVPLPLQEFQLQLDQNSVDAKQLEEWRKIPVLYQLALEELKNKIKLIQTEWKLIDGFSPIEHIKTRIKEPHSIVEKVRRKGHEVTLDNILREIHDIAGMRVVCAFVKDIYRLMDHLRTREDIRILEVKDYIAHPKPNGYQSLHVIVEIPLILFEGTRWIKVEIQLRTLAMDFWASMEHILYYKFDKKVPEHVVNGLTEAARATYELDQKMLKLRGEILSLSEEQDVEEASVKRAEESALKALSLPADHATSRSQTC; from the coding sequence GTGAATGAACCGGATTGGAAGCACTTGAATGCTGTCCCTTTGCCCTTGCAGGAATTTCAGCTACAGCTGGACCAGAACAGTGTTGACGCCAAGCAACTAGAGGAATGGAGAAAGATTCCCGTCCTTTATCAACTCGCTCTGGAGGAGTTAAAGAATAAAATTAAGCTGATCCAGACGGAATGGAAACTGATAGATGGTTTTAGCCCGATTGAGCACATTAAAACCCGGATCAAAGAACCCCACAGCATTGTGGAAAAGGTTCGGCGCAAAGGGCATGAGGTCACCCTGGACAATATATTGCGTGAAATTCATGATATCGCAGGCATGCGCGTGGTATGTGCTTTTGTCAAAGATATCTATCGTCTGATGGATCACCTCCGCACACGGGAAGACATTCGGATTCTAGAGGTCAAGGACTATATTGCCCATCCTAAGCCCAACGGCTATCAGAGCCTACATGTCATTGTGGAGATTCCATTGATTCTGTTTGAGGGCACACGCTGGATTAAGGTCGAAATTCAATTGCGCACATTGGCTATGGATTTCTGGGCCAGTATGGAGCATATTTTGTACTATAAGTTTGATAAGAAAGTGCCCGAACACGTGGTTAACGGGTTGACCGAAGCTGCACGTGCAACCTACGAACTGGATCAGAAAATGCTCAAATTGCGTGGCGAAATTTTATCGCTTAGCGAGGAACAGGATGTGGAAGAGGCCTCGGTCAAACGAGCCGAGGAGTCAGCTTTGAAGGCACTTTCCCTCCCCGCAGATCACGCCACTTCTCGGTCGCAGACGTGCTAG
- a CDS encoding AraC family transcriptional regulator, with translation MIEYLPRSKQHSELYLTQFGIEECIPGHFFGPAIRDHYLLHYILDGEGTFEVGGFSYRLRKGQWFLICPQVITYYQADVVNPWSYCWFGFNGSLAETLLKQAGLTMMSPILYFEGEHLIYQYLQQMNESSGYHKARETRLAGLLYSMLSELIEFSPATFSGQKEGRAEIYVEKVKDFIEMNYAQKITIEHIANFIGLNRSYLCSLFKQRVSTSIQDYLIRYRINKACEMMGNAELSIGDISRSVGYNDPLLFSKIFKKVKGFSPKHYRAETHAQMQNDY, from the coding sequence GTGATTGAGTATTTGCCACGTAGTAAACAGCACTCTGAATTGTATCTAACTCAGTTTGGCATAGAGGAATGCATACCCGGTCACTTTTTTGGACCTGCTATAAGAGATCACTATCTGCTCCATTATATTTTGGACGGGGAGGGTACCTTCGAGGTCGGTGGGTTCAGTTATCGCTTACGGAAAGGACAATGGTTCCTAATCTGCCCGCAAGTCATCACTTATTATCAAGCCGATGTAGTGAATCCTTGGTCTTATTGCTGGTTTGGTTTTAACGGGTCACTGGCAGAAACACTCCTCAAGCAGGCAGGCCTGACGATGATGTCCCCAATCCTCTACTTTGAAGGAGAGCATTTGATTTATCAGTATTTGCAACAAATGAACGAATCAAGTGGGTATCATAAAGCTCGGGAAACCAGATTGGCCGGGCTGCTTTACTCAATGTTATCGGAGCTAATTGAGTTCAGTCCGGCAACGTTCTCTGGACAAAAGGAAGGTCGGGCGGAAATTTACGTTGAAAAAGTGAAGGATTTTATCGAAATGAATTATGCTCAGAAAATTACCATTGAGCATATTGCAAATTTTATCGGACTCAATCGGAGTTATTTATGTTCGTTATTTAAACAACGAGTAAGCACAAGCATTCAGGACTATCTGATTCGCTACAGGATCAACAAAGCTTGTGAAATGATGGGTAACGCTGAACTTTCGATAGGCGATATTTCCCGTTCAGTCGGCTATAATGACCCTTTACTCTTCTCAAAAATTTTTAAAAAGGTAAAGGGATTCTCTCCCAAACATTATCGAGCCGAAACCCATGCTCAAATGCAAAACGACTACTGA
- a CDS encoding DUF3995 domain-containing protein — translation MDVYVTLQKNNVIAASIIHAAADERIREVLTQMFGKTKRGDFMFYLRKLSLKDDSYRALLDEVEQMRMEFMKEILIQKGMQQTVLLFKPSKIGTSIVAFLLALAAWFVLQLGGVAPFRFFHSFYSYGAGLLSSLFILRSIGDFKWVGFFKRKKGTVFAKWDTVLYSPLCFLLGTAILMIMLLRTA, via the coding sequence GTGGACGTTTATGTAACTTTACAGAAGAACAATGTTATTGCCGCGTCCATCATTCATGCGGCAGCAGATGAACGGATCAGAGAGGTGCTAACCCAGATGTTCGGCAAGACAAAACGGGGAGATTTTATGTTTTATCTGCGCAAGCTGTCATTGAAGGATGATAGTTACCGAGCCTTACTCGATGAAGTTGAACAGATGAGAATGGAGTTTATGAAAGAGATTTTAATCCAGAAGGGAATGCAGCAAACAGTTTTGCTCTTTAAACCCTCCAAAATAGGGACATCAATTGTTGCCTTTTTACTAGCTTTAGCCGCTTGGTTCGTCCTGCAGCTAGGGGGAGTTGCACCATTTCGGTTTTTTCATTCCTTCTATTCCTACGGTGCAGGCTTGTTGTCGAGCTTATTTATTTTACGTTCAATAGGAGATTTCAAATGGGTGGGGTTCTTCAAGAGAAAAAAAGGAACTGTTTTTGCAAAATGGGACACCGTGCTCTACTCGCCCCTTTGTTTTCTCTTGGGAACAGCCATTTTAATGATCATGCTTTTGCGTACGGCATAG
- a CDS encoding SDR family NAD(P)-dependent oxidoreductase has product MISIDLSHQTAVVTGGKSGIGKGIVELFIQSGAKVISADISYEEPYRVVNSQLVETQLDISKPDDIERWCNLLISETGVPDILVNCAGTSTMDYVIDSELADWEKVFSINSTGLYVASKRFAKEMVDARKPGRIIQIASQAGKNGYRAMGGYCASKHAVLGLTKVMAIELAPHQILVNAVCPGIVETPMKHRERIEGGVIRGMSAQEIYEEDCSQVPLGRTAEVEDVANVVLFLASPLSAYMTGQAINVTGGMTMH; this is encoded by the coding sequence ATGATTTCAATAGACCTATCTCATCAGACAGCAGTAGTGACAGGCGGTAAGTCGGGTATAGGCAAGGGGATTGTAGAGCTTTTCATTCAAAGTGGAGCTAAGGTGATTTCTGCTGATATTTCATATGAAGAACCGTATAGAGTGGTCAATTCACAGTTGGTTGAAACTCAATTGGACATATCCAAGCCGGATGATATCGAAAGATGGTGCAATCTGCTAATCAGCGAAACGGGAGTTCCTGACATATTGGTGAACTGCGCAGGTACTTCTACGATGGATTATGTCATTGATAGTGAGTTGGCTGATTGGGAGAAAGTATTTTCAATCAATTCAACCGGGCTATATGTAGCGTCCAAACGGTTTGCCAAGGAAATGGTGGACGCGCGTAAACCGGGGCGAATTATCCAAATTGCTTCACAGGCTGGAAAAAATGGATATCGGGCTATGGGCGGATATTGTGCATCCAAACATGCGGTTCTCGGCTTGACCAAGGTGATGGCCATTGAGCTTGCTCCGCATCAAATTTTGGTGAATGCGGTTTGTCCAGGTATCGTAGAAACGCCGATGAAGCATCGTGAGCGGATTGAAGGGGGCGTCATTCGCGGAATGTCCGCCCAGGAGATATATGAAGAAGATTGTTCGCAGGTACCATTGGGGAGAACCGCCGAGGTAGAGGATGTCGCCAATGTGGTGCTGTTTTTGGCAAGTCCGCTCTCCGCATATATGACAGGACAAGCGATTAATGTTACAGGTGGAATGACGATGCACTAG
- a CDS encoding S-ribosylhomocysteine lyase → MAKVESFQLDHTIVKAPYVRAAGVEHDEKGSTVQKYDLRFLQPNEDALPTAAVHTLEHLLATYLRDEIKGIIDISPMGCRTGFYLILWNEHEPEEIALALEKTLKRILETTEVPAVTALECGNYKDHSLFSAQEYVKIVLEAGISRDPFKRVF, encoded by the coding sequence ATGGCAAAAGTAGAAAGCTTTCAATTAGACCACACGATTGTAAAGGCTCCTTATGTAAGAGCAGCGGGAGTAGAGCATGATGAAAAAGGAAGCACGGTACAAAAGTATGACTTGAGATTTCTACAACCGAATGAAGACGCATTGCCAACAGCTGCTGTACATACGCTGGAGCATTTATTGGCGACGTATCTGAGAGACGAAATCAAGGGAATTATTGATATTTCTCCTATGGGCTGCAGAACGGGATTCTACTTGATTTTATGGAATGAACACGAGCCTGAGGAAATTGCACTTGCTTTGGAAAAAACGTTGAAAAGAATTCTGGAAACGACAGAAGTCCCGGCTGTTACTGCTTTGGAATGCGGGAACTATAAGGACCATTCTCTTTTCTCTGCGCAGGAATATGTGAAGATTGTGTTGGAGGCTGGCATTAGCCGCGATCCTTTCAAAAGAGTATTTTAA